One window from the genome of Anguilla rostrata isolate EN2019 chromosome 5, ASM1855537v3, whole genome shotgun sequence encodes:
- the tmem9b gene encoding transmembrane protein 9B, whose product MSRIVLCLQVFSSVCFLLLLSSRTTNAKNSEDIRCKCICPPYKDVLGQIYNQNVSLKDCNCLHVVEPMPVEGKDVEAYCLRCECKYEERSSSTIKVTIIIYLSILGLLLLYMVYLTLLEPVLKRRLFGHSQLIQSDDDVGDQQPFANAHDVLSRSRSRSNMLNKVEHAQQRWKRQVQEQRKSVFDRHVVLS is encoded by the exons ATGTCCCGGATCGTACTCTGTCTCCAGGTTTTTTCTTCAgtctgttttctgcttttattgtCATCACGAACAACAAACGCCAAG AATTCTGAAGATATCAGGTGTAAATGCATTTGCCCACCTTACAAAGATGTGTTGGGACAGATCTACAATCAAAACGTGTCACTGAAGGACTG TAACTGCCTGCACGTGGTGGAGCCCATGCCAGTGGAAGGCAAGGATGTGGAGGCTTACTGTCTGCGGTGCGAGTGCAAATACGAGGAGAGAAGCTCCAGCACAATTAAA GTGACCATCATCATCTACCTGTCCATCCTGGGCCTGCTCCTCCTCTACATGGTGTACCTGACCCTGCTGGAGCCCGTGCTCAAGAGGCGGCTGTTCGGACACTCGCAGCTCATCCAGAGCGATGACGACGTAGGG GACCAGCAGCCCTTCGCCAATGCACATGACGTGCTTTCACGGTCGCGGTCACGGTCCAACATGCTGAACAAAGTGGAGCACGCGCAGCAGCGCTGGAAACGGCAGGTGCAGGAGCAGCGCAAGTCCGTGTTCGACCGGCACGTGGTGCTCAGCTAA